TGCATGTTGCTTTTTAAATGCAGAAATACATATGTAAGAAAGGAGTGCTTTGAATACTCACCTTAGGGGAGAAAATGTGTTCTACAATAAATGATTTTCAGTGTATATTCTTTTAGTGCCAGTGCTGTCAAacttgtgaccctccaggtgttttggagttcagctcccagaattcctgactattggataagctggctaggacttctgggagtctgaaacatctgaagggccaacaGGTTTGACACCTCTGCAAGTTTAGCCCATTTTGGAGAATGATAATAATCACtgtccaacacacattttggtgcctgaaatgttagtcctgtttctgggcatatttgctgattcaaaaaatggcaccgGTTCTCCCCTATTGGCTGTTtgcgatacagaacatatgccatataccacttgccatctgcttgcccatagtgAATCTTGATAACCATTTCTAAGAAACTAGACCTAATGTGGTCTTTCCAATACCATTTTCTGAGTCTgctccccaaataaccccaggaaccgGCCTAAAAACTCACACACCAATAATTTTTGTTGTGTGTTATATAGAGGGTTTATGGGTAAAAGATTACAAGATAATTGCAAAGAATCTTTTGAGTTTTCAATTTTAAATTACAAATTAAGTATCTGAATATTTTGCTGTCATAAAATAGCAGAAAATTGTGTATTAAAAACGAGTTGGATTAAAGCATATCGTTATTACTGAAATCAGTGGGACTCAAGGAAGCCAGAACTAACTTGAGATATCAGTTTCAGTGGGACACAATTCAACTTAATTACTTTTGTCAGTATTTGCAAGAAGAAAATACATGATGCCCCAAGTGCAAGAAAATGATATTTTGCTTCTTCATAGAACAGTATGTAACAACATCCTCCCAGGTATCAGAAAAAACAGGACAAATTGTATGCCCACACTAATGGCTTTGTTAAGTAGTTGTGAATCTATCcaacttctgtagtttgctgtACGTACATATAGTCCTGGATATTTTGGCCTGCCACAGCCAATGCCAGCGCTGGTAATTCCTACCTGATAATACCTGGTGGCATTTGGAAAATAGCACACCAGAGGACCACCACTGTCACCCtggaatatgaaaaataaataatacactttaAGCATTGTTTGGAACTATAGAACAATGTGGGCATCCTGAATTGGATAATCTTTAGTTAGATAGCAAATAAATCATTCTCAAAATGTATTTATGCATACTTTTGCAATTAGATATTGCCCTAACATATTAAATTTAGTCTAAAAGTCAGTTCAAAGAATGTTAAGATCCACTCAGTTTCCGCTATCATGAAACCATTATACACATAAGGAACCACCCTGTTTTTCCAAGTGATCTCTTTTAATCACAcgtgtcaaatgcaaggcctgcgggccaaatctggcctgccacatcattttatgtggtctgCAAAGCTTTCAGTGCCAGGGCAAAATAGTTACTTATatatagtcttacaattacagCCGGAGCTTTGAAGGCAATCCCAAGGCTGATATGCCCCTCGGTGAACATAATCTGACACCCCTGTCTTAAGTGGAAATATAATAACCCACTTCTTAAAGGAAAGAACTATAGCCATGTTTTCTAAACAGGCTGCCTGCCTTTTCTCTAGCCCACTCATATGTGCggttacaattttttaaaattgtggtgATGGATTTTCAATTTCAGCAGGAATATAATTTCATAGTACGTATTCCTCCTTTTCTgcaccttctttctcctttcatctacCCACTCACTTTAGATCTTGGAAGCTGGAACTTTATGTATTTAATTTGTGTAGTGCCTTGGGCACATCAAGCATTCTTACAAAAAAGGCTGatgataaaacaaaacaaaactgtggTATTTCATGAATTTTGCTATGACAGTTCTAACAATCATCCCCAAACAAATTCACAGCTTTTGACCTACTGTTAATTAACAACGTGTAACCAAAATCACATGAAAGGATGTTTTGAAAATGGGATTATCTCAGTTTTACCTGGCAGCTATCAATCTTTCCACTTGCAGAACCAGCACAAATCATTTTCAGTGATATTGTTCCTGCATACCAATCAAGCTTGTTACAAATTCTTAGTGGAATAATATCAACCTGAGCTTCTTGTAATATATGTTCACCTACACCTGTAGTAAAAACATACGACAAAgctgtttctttttatttaatgtcTTGTATAAACGGGTGTGGAAAACAGGCATTCGAAAGTCATGTGCTACAACATTTCTTCTAAGGCAAGTCCACATGCAATATGCTAGCTATAGTTTAGCTGTCAAAATAAGGCTTAAGAATTCTGCTGGCATTTTGGAGATGGGAGGTTTAGAAGTTATGTCAGGAATTCAATAAGCTGTTGTTGTGAAAGGGGCATGCATGTATTCATGCTCGTGAACCTTGTGCTTGCTCAAAGCTTTGTATAGGAGCATTCAAAATCTGAATAATTTAAGAAGAGCCTGACCAAAATGGTAGTCCAAGATGCGGCCTCCACTCAATTTCTTTTCACCACCATTGTGATCAAAGaggtagagagagggagagatgctGACAACTCAGCCATGCTATTTTCAGCGTGTCTATTCAGGCACAGCAAGTGTATGGGAGATGGCAATCTATTAGCACGATGCATATTTATAGACATAAACTGAGGAAGTGAAGACTGTAATGGAGGAACAAAATTGCAATGTGTGAAATGCTggtaaatgaaaacaaacagagaAAGACAAGGTAAGAAAGCCCAGTGACCAATGTGGCAAAGAATGCTCCCTATGATATCACCAATATGGCAGTTAAAAACTAACCAAGGTTGCATAATCATTTCATGAATAAGCAATACACCTGAGTAATACACATATACTTTAGGATGGGATAGGATCCCAGCCATACCATTCAATTTTGGAATGTCTGTTAAGTGAGATCCTTTGCAGATACAAAACCTGTATATGATACTCAGAGGCCATGGCAAGTgattaataataaacaatactTGATAATCTCAACTGCAAATGTGTATGTCTTCCACTAAGTAAGATTTCTAAACTTTTGAAGAAAAATTTGATGTACTGCTAGAGAGTAAAGGCAGAAAGTATGACAAACATTCTGCTCTAGCCAATAAACTTATATACTTTGGAATTAAGCTAAGACTCACTACCTGCATGATGTAGATATGCATGTAGACTgtttaataataatgttaacaaTGCACAGCAACAATATTTCAAGCCCCTTGTTCCATTGTtctcgtctggcggggacgagagagagagagagagagagagagagagagagagagagagagagagagagagagaaggccttctcagtgattgcccttcagctatggaacttccttcctggtgagattagatcagccccctccctcctgtccttcagaaagatggtaaaaacttggctgtgggaccaagcttttgagacagtgcaataaggcagcaatccTGCTGATTTGATTCAATGTGGGTTACTTCAGATGgtttaaacagtggattttaacGCCATGATAACTAATTTTAGCATCTATGTATATTTAtagccatttatatgttgtgctacGTCCtgtgtcccctgtggggtgaggtgggcagaatataaatattttaaataaataattttattcacCTTTTCATGTGGGAATAATGAAAGTGGACTCAATTTCAAATATAACTCTTAAATAATACAGAAAGAGCTAGACATATGTTATAATTGTTTGTACTGCcaacgtttttttttttttttaaaaaaaggttttagtctgaaccatGGAGATCTATGTGTAATGTTTGCTGGAAGCACAGAAGCCAAATCTAGTTATTTGTTCATCTCTCCACCTATCAATCATGGAGGacagccaagtttttattttGACACTGTGATCACCAGTATTTTAATATAGTTAATTTTCTTTGTTGACtaggaagtttttaaaaatatttcaagggCTTAAAGATAATAATGTTATGCTTTATATTATTTAGCTTTAAACTCCCTACTCATTTACTGAcaaatctgttttctttttcttaacaCTGTTTATGAGGCAGCTCCCAATATATATACAGCAACTAAGTTTTCTTAGAAAACAATCCTAATCAGGCCACATTACACTGAATTCAAGGaggaattattttcatttttgatcATTAATTCTATGATACCAATAtatgaaagtgaaaaataaaaGATTTACCATTCTCCTTTGTGTTTCCCCATCCACTGATGTAACATGGGGTCTCATCagtgagaacaggagaagtcttAGGTAGGCAGACAGGCTGAATGTAGGCATTATACTTGACAGACTTGGTTAGTATGATCAAGGCAACATCATTGTTATTGGTTGCAAGTTCAAAATCTGAATGGATCAAAATATCTTTGACTTGGTGTTTTACAGTGTAAGAATCATCTTTATAAAGATGATGCAAGCCAATCACAGCTGTCCACATCTCTGGGTCCCTAGGATAAAACAGGGATCTTCTGTAAGGTCAATAAATCCTAAAGAATTGCTACTGTGAATATAAAAGAGAATGGATGCTACCAGAGTTCCTATCAATGAGtgtataaaaataatattgatCAGATGCaatttttcttactttctttttaTAGAGACTCAAATACATAAACGTAACTGATTGGGTATAGTTTTACAATCTTAACTTCAGTCTTCCAtaaagtcccttctacactgccatataaaacccagattatctgatttgaattatatggcagtttagatttacataatccatttcaaagatgataatgtggattatgtgctttgacaatctggattatatgggagtataGAAAGGGCCTTAGTTTCTCTGAAGTCTGAAAATATCAATTTGTCTGAAAGTGCTGGACTGTTTTGTAGGAATATGGTAACCTGCTACAATAAGTAAAACACCATATCCTCTAATATAAGGACTCAACAGCACATATTCTTGTACAGTTACAGACTGATCATAAAGCACACTCTGAATTACTGTATGCCAAAATTCTAATGAACAGAACCCCAGGTTTAAACAGTTTACTCGTACATAACACAATGCTACTGACATTATTTAAGCCTTGCAAGAAGCCCAACAAAAGAATTTATAAAGAACACAAATATGATGATGAGCAATATAAATAGAAGTCAAGATGATATGGTTGTTTCTTTATATCATCTTCCTTGTCCTTGGATCTCATTGCTTCCTATACTCCCATCATAACTTGTGTCCCTTAACCCTTCTTACAGCCCTTAATACTACTCTCTTCCAGATATTTGTTTCTGTACTACTTCTGTTGCCATCTCTCTATCTTTGATCACTTTTATCTCTTTAGTATCCCAAGAGTCTTTCTCAAATTTCTCTGAACACCTACTTCCTCCACTACCTCTCATCTTCCTTCAGTTTTACTCATCTTGGAGGAGCTTGATTTACAGCAATGGAAAGCAACTGTTCTCTGATTACACTACTAATCCCAGGTATGGGCAACCCtagcccttccaggtgttttggcttttaaCTCTTACAATTCCTATCACCTGGaaaggtggctgggatttctgggagctaaagtgcaaaacacctggaaggccaatgttggcccatgcctgacttaTCCTTTGATTGATGTTAAGTAGTGTAATCAGAGAACAACTGCTCTTGAAAACTTTCTAATCATTCTTCTTGTGACTAAAGTTGATTGTCATGAAAATTGTAGTgaaatacaatttattatttcACGGTATGATTTAATAGCAATATTCATACTTGGCCAGGTATAGAAATTCAAGAACAGCTGTTCAAATTCCACAACATAGTTTTCAGGCAATAGACCTGAATTTGTGCAATCTGCTATGTGTCTGCAGGATAAATGAAGGGGTGAGGGGGAAATGGGACCTGCATGGGTACTTACATGCTAAGTACACAGATGCATATTTCAAAATTAAGTCTTTGAATGAAAACATGTGCCTCGGATTTAAGAGTGATAGGAAGATTTAAAAGTGATACAAACCTATTCTTTCTAATGCAATGTGCTGCTGTCAGGACCAAGTTGTGACTTATTAAAGATCCACCACAAACATGGTGATATCCTACATGAATGTGGTAAATCTGAAGACTAACTTGCCATGGCCACGCCCCACGTGGGGCATCACGTCCACCTATTATGCGACTTCCGGTTGCTAACTCACTAACAGCAGGCCTTCTTCCACATGCTAGAAATCAAAAGAGTGACACCGATGAGATGCAGTCTTTGTAAGTAATCCATAAAAGTGCTAACATTCAAACATATTTGAAGCAGCGCAGTCACTTTAAGCTGATCTGATTCTAAGTCATCATGTTCCAGAGACAAAACAAGGCTGAATGTTGAACTGAAATTCAGAACCACCAGCTGctgttttaaaaaactacaaaaagTATTTACTGGCCTTTCTGAGTCATGAATTAACGTGGCAATCCTTTAAAAACAACTCTCTAATGGTGTGCAGGCagtacccaagttacaaacatctgacacaaattattcatagttaagtacggggggtgagacaacaggaagtgagaggaatttgcccctcggaagggaaattcatatcTGGAAGTTTTCATGCGGAAAGCGTGTCTTAATTAAAGCTTTATTACCGATCCTTGTTTCCGTAACAAgccaaattccaaaatccaaatttcatagggagagaaagtgaggaaaaatcttctgaacaggtacCAAGTTCAAAGACTCCAACTTGTTCTAAATATGGttgccagattggttacaggaacatctaggagcgAGTATATTACACcgatcctaaagtcactccactggctgccaattagtttccgggcaaagtacaaggtgttggttttgacctttaaagccatacatggtttgggtccagattacctaAAGGATTGCCTTTTCCCCATACAATCCGCCCCACACACTTCGGTCTCCTGGGGGCATCTGCTCCAACCacccagaacccgactggcaaccaccgcccagaggaccttttcatcagctgccctaaGGCTGTGGAATGGCCTGCCAGTACAGCTCCGACAGCTAAATCCACTCTCGGAATTTAAGATAACACTTAAGACCTCTCTCTTACAGCATGCCTATCCAATCTTTAAACATAAAGATGAATTTAATgcatatcctccccccccccccccccggtgtcaggagtagcttgagaaactgcaagtcacttctggtacgagagaattggctgtctgcaaggaggtcgcccaggggatgcccggatgtttgatgctttaccatccttatgggaggcttccctcatgtccccacatgaggatctggagctgatagagggagctcatccatgctctccccagattcgaacctgcaacctgtcctttgtttaatctctgttttaatatgtatttcacaGAGATATATTTTGGTATGTAACTTTTATGGAAGTACATTTTGGTGTATGTATTTCTGGTGTTTTTGctctgtttatgtgttttaattgttttgtaacttaCCTCAAGGTGtgagggtaagaaataaaattacaattattaaatctataataattattatttataataataatagttgcctGGAGTCACACTTCTTAaaagtacctgttccgacttacatacaaattcaacttaagaacaaacctaaagaacctatcttgttcgtaagaTGGGTACTGCCTGTATTGAAAGTGCAGCTGCTGCTGACCTGAAGGGTCAACCtccatgttgacttttcaatGGGAAAAAGTGGGAAGAAatgacatggaaacccacttgaggCCACATCACAGAGGCAGCATTTGTCGTGGTTAGTAGGGATCTTGGCTTCCACCGTGTTGAAaccctagggcagtgtttctcaatctgggggtcggaacccctggaggggtcggtcgcaaggggggggggttcagaggggttgccaaagaccatcagaaaacacatatttttgataGTCTTTGgaacctttttggcagagaaggctgaagatctctccatcgGTCCTGcacttcctttttggtgttggtgaactacaactcccagaattcaaaaacagccccccccccccccccagcattcaATGTTGTCCAtttaggtagtgtgccaagtttggtgcaatttcattgttgatggaattcagaatgctctttgatcataggtgaactataaatcccagcaactaccactcccaaatgccaagttctattttcccgaaactccaccactgttcacatttgggcatattgagtatttgtgccgtgtttggtccagatccaccattgtttgagtccacagtgctctctggatgtaggtgaactacaactccaaaattcaaactcaatgcccaccaaacccatccagtattttttgttggtcatggaagttctgtgtgctaagtttggttcaattccatcgttggtggaattcagaatgctctttgattgtaggtgaactataaatcccagcaactacaactcccaaatgtcaagtctatttcccccaaacttcaccagcgttcacatttattgagtatttgtgccaaatttggtccagtgaatgaaaatacatcctgtatatcagatatttacattacgattcatttgttgtttttgttcattcgttgagtcgtttccgactctttgtgaccccatggaccagccaacgccagagctccatgtcggccgtcaccacccccagctccttcaaggtcaatccagtcacttcaaggatgagaTCCAACcatattgcccttggtcggcccgtcttcccttttccttccattttccccagcatcattgtcttccctaaggtttccttctcatgatgtggccaaaatacttcatttttgcctctactatccttccctccaatgagcagtcgggctttatttcctgaagtatggtctggttggatcttctggcggtccaaggcactctcagcactttcctccagcaccacagttcaaaagcatctaccttccttcactcagccttccttatggtccagctctcacatccataggtgctttgactatgcggatctttgttgccagtgtgatgtctctgctcttcactattttatcaagattggtcattgctctcctcccaagaagtaagtgtcttctgatttcctggctgcggtctgcgtctgcagtaatctttgcacctagaaatacaaagtctgtcacggcctccacgttttctccctctatttatcAT
This genomic interval from Anolis sagrei isolate rAnoSag1 chromosome 2, rAnoSag1.mat, whole genome shotgun sequence contains the following:
- the LOC132766597 gene encoding transmembrane protease serine 12-like, whose amino-acid sequence is MGPGLLPALLVLLLVLLRGEEASPRRSPASQSLVGACGRRPAVSELATGSRIIGGRDAPRGAWPWQVSLQIYHIHVGYHHVCGGSLISHNLVLTAAHCIRKNRDPEMWTAVIGLHHLYKDDSYTVKHQVKDILIHSDFELATNNNDVALIILTKSVKYNAYIQPVCLPKTSPVLTDETPCYISGWGNTKENGVGEHILQEAQVDIIPLRICNKLDWYAGTISLKMICAGSASGKIDSCQGDSGGPLVCYFPNATRYYQVGITSAGIGCGRPKYPGLYVRTANYRSWIDSQLLNKAISVGIQFVLFFLIPGRMLLHTVL